A window of Cryptomeria japonica chromosome 3, Sugi_1.0, whole genome shotgun sequence contains these coding sequences:
- the LOC131054783 gene encoding WUSCHEL-related homeobox 8-like has translation MDRGKSGVRPRLILPLSVEESARRREMQLQYSRVVRRTRWRPTLHQKQILASMWASGNRNPSKAQIAAITAVLQENGGVQVQPKNV, from the exons ATGGATCGAGGGAAGTCCGGAG TGCGGCcgaggctaattcttccattgagtgTAGAGGAGAGTGCAAGGCGAAGGGAGATGCAGCTTCAATATTCAAGAGTGGTGAGAAGGACAAGATGGAGGCCAACATTGCACCAAAAACAGATATTAGCCTCTATGTGGGCTTCTGGAAACAGAAACCCCTCTAAAGCCCAGATAGCGGCGATTACTGCTGTGTTACAGGAAAACGGAGGAGTCCAAGTCCAACCCAAAAATGTTTAG